Part of the Tetragenococcus koreensis genome, AAGATGGTGTCAAAGTAAAACCAGAAGAATTGGCGGTTGAAGATAAAGCTGCATCAGACGAAGAAGTTGATACTGGGGCTCCAGAAGAACCTAAAGGCTCTTTACCTGAAGGCACGGTTGTCGGTGATGGAAAGATAGATTATGTGTTAGCACGTATTGATTCTCGTCTTTTGCATGGTCAAGTTGCTACTAACTGGGCTAAAGCAACGGGACCCAACCGAATTATTGTAGTTAGTGACGCTGTTGCAAAAGATAGCTTGCGTAAAAGCTTAATCGAACAAGCAACACCGCCGGGTATAAAAGCTAACGTTATTCCAATTGAAAAAATGATAGAAGTGGACAAAGACCCACGATTTGGTAAAACAAAAGCTTTATTACTTTTTGAAAATCCAGAAGATATGTTAAAAGCGATCGAAGGCGGCGTAGATATCCATGAAGTAAATGTTGGTTCTATGGCCCATTCCAAAGGAAAAGTCGTGGTAAATAACGTTATTTCAATGGATGAAGCAGATATTGAATCCTTTGAACGTATGGAAGAACTAGGTGTGAAATTTGATGTTCGTAAAGTACCGAGTGATTCAAGTGGACGCCTCAATGAATTGCTTAAAAAAGCAAAGGCTGGATTAAAAAATGCCGGATAAAAAAGAAAATAGTAATGAATTAGGAGGTTTATTATGTCAGATTTAAATGCAATTCAGATGATATTGGTCGTAGTTGTTGCATTTTTTGCTGGGATGGATGGAATTTTGGACCAATTTCAATTTCACCAACCA contains:
- a CDS encoding mannose/fructose/sorbose PTS transporter subunit IIA; the protein is MVGIILASHGDFADGILESATMIFGEQANVAACVLKPSEGPDDIKKKMEDAINSFDDQDEVLLLIDLWGGTPFNQANSLFEEHKDKWAIVAGMNLPMVIEAYASRLSMDSAQQIASAIVPSGKDGVKVKPEELAVEDKAASDEEVDTGAPEEPKGSLPEGTVVGDGKIDYVLARIDSRLLHGQVATNWAKATGPNRIIVVSDAVAKDSLRKSLIEQATPPGIKANVIPIEKMIEVDKDPRFGKTKALLLFENPEDMLKAIEGGVDIHEVNVGSMAHSKGKVVVNNVISMDEADIESFERMEELGVKFDVRKVPSDSSGRLNELLKKAKAGLKNAG